In the genome of Megachile rotundata isolate GNS110a chromosome 16, iyMegRotu1, whole genome shotgun sequence, the window aacttaccccacttcaccttattaaagttctttcaatttcatatttttggagACTTTAAACTAATCAAGTTAATCTTTCTTACTACAATGACATACTTATACGATAATAACATAACAGTTAAGATTAAGGTTAATCCAGAGGCCTGTAATACTATGCTCTCCACGTAACattatatttcaaggtcattgaaaTGGGCCAGGTATATTTCTACataattcttaaaaaaattgtattaatgtcttttttttataaagaatattATGTACGTTTCGTTTAGTTATTCAGCGAGATGACTGATGTACCTGAGAAAGAGTCATTTCTAACGAATACTTATCAAGCAGACATTTATCAAACATTAACTGTATCCCTTTGCCTCTGTGCCACTTATTAAGATGACGTCTTTTTAACTCATCAACCACGTCTTCGAACACTTCTTCCATTTCActaaaaaaattgtgaattcatCTTTGCAAATTcccttaaaaattttgaaaacatacTACAATGGTTCATGAATGTTTTGAACATATTTTTGCAGAATGTGCAAGCTAAGACTGTTTAAGCTGTAACAAATAACTGTTACATTGTGTCAAACTTTTCTAATTCTATAGGATgcttttgcagaaaaaaatttacatttttacatttacatttttttacaactacagAACTACAGAAAGTGACTTATCTTCAGTACTTGGTACTTGAGAAGATATTTTAAACTTAgtttaatgattttaaaaaatattaaattattgaattatgaaAGAGTTCACGGTGGGGTTAATAGCTTTAGTTCGACCTTCACACACGCCAATTCGTGAGTTGACATCTGTATAAACTGATACTGATAATACAATTGCcatcaattaaaaatgaaagaaaaaaattaattgataaactaGAGTGTAATGTTATAAAGTAAAGAATCAAGATGTATAAACATACCCATAAAAGGAAGAAAATTAaacaagtaaaaaatatataacgcaaactatatgtttatatatacgataaaatattatagaaagaatatacatgaaaatacaaaaaaacttatcgataaatttgagaatttacaccTTTTCTACCTTCGCTGCCATCTCCATCACAATGTCACtaagtaattcaatttcttttttaatttaaagaattgaatGTCCAATGTGTCCGTAAGTACTGATTATCGATAAAAGCGATCGAAAAGGCTTAATTTTACTCAAAATTCGTCAGAAAACGTTCCATCAAAATCGAAGACTCAACGACTGCAACTTGTTAATCTTTGCTTGTGAATGAAAAAATGGGTGCGACTGATATCTTACGATTAGATATGCTAGTTTAAGTCTATTATCTATATATCAAGAATTAGCAGATGTACTTAGTGGATATCgggatttcaatcatacatcatgtTTGAGAGGTTTCTAAATGTTAATGGTAAAGTGTGCCTAAAGTAAAACACGCTTGTGAAATAATCAGTGGTCTTTttatataacttataatttcaaaatggcTTTCCGAAGTAGTAAGCATGTCATTTTTGCTCTTGTGATTGGtgtaatttttggatttctcaCGGCGTGCCTTGTGAAAACATGGTTTTCTGGTAATATTCGACTTTCAAGAGACCCGCATTCTTCTTCAGAGCTGGAATCGGAGgtgattgtatatgtatatgatgaATGTGAATTATTGTATACACTGATGTGTGCaaactattgtacatatatcATGTGTgtgaattaattataattagtgTGTTtctgatataatttataatgttatCAATAAACATAGATTGGACCTGAAACAAAAGTATCATTCCACGACAAAGATGAAGATTTCCATAAAGGTGAAGATAAAGTTGCACAAGATCTTGAGAAACGAGTACGTGTACTTTGTTGGATTATGACAGGTCCAAAAAATCATCAAACTAAAGCACAACACGTGAAAGCAACATGGGGAAAACGTTGTAATATTCTCTTATTTATGAGCTCTGCAGAaggtaaattatttatattttgatcatataagttctaaattagaaataaataatcaaaACAATATTAAATTCCTTTTGTTTAGATATAAATTTACCTGCAATTGCTTTGCCAGTAAAAGAAGGAAGAGATAACTTATGGGCAAAAACCAAAGAagcatttaaatatgtttatgaAAAGTACAAAGATGAAGCTGATTGGTTTATGAAGGCTGATGATGACACGTGAGTAATTCCGAATGCTTCTTTTTTCCTGCAGTTTATAGGTGTTAAATCCAAACTTTTtagtaatatacatattttatattattaccaccagtttattttgaaaatttttaacatttaatgtAATAACAACAGCATCTGaagattcaaaattttatattgcaattaTCTATATTAGAACCTTCATTACAATAATCTTctaaatgaattaaattgaaaaatgacatGCACACTAGAAATCCATTTCATaatgatttaaaatttcagTTACATATTCTATACAACTATAAGCATTTTGATTTCAATcattaattaacattatttacatTGACAAAATACATTAAGCAATAACTAGTCTGTAATAAAACTGCATTTTTATCTATAGACCGAGTTATTTCAATTTAGAACTAACTAATTCACTAAAATATTTCTAGATACGTGGTGGTAGAAAATCTACGATATATGCTTTCGTCTTACGATCCAAGTTCGCCGCTATATTTTGGCTGTAGGTTTAAACCGTTTGTAAAGCAGGGATATATGAGTGGTGGTGCAGGATATGTACTTAGCAAAAAAGCTTTGCGAAAATTCGTGAGGAAAGCTTTGTCTGATACGACGAAGTGTCGTTCGGATAATGCCGGTGCAGAAGATGTGGAAATGGGAAAGTGTCTTGAGAACATTAACGTAACAGCAATGGACACACGAGATCCATACGGTCGTGGGCGATTTTTTCCTTTTGTACCGGAGCACCACATAATTCCGAATCACGTGGATAAAGACTTCTGGTACTGGAAGTACATTTATTACAAAAGCAATGATGGTCTCGATTGTTGTTCCGATACCGCAATATCCTTTCATTACGTGTCGCCTAATATGATGTACGTTTTGGATTACTTAATTTATCACTTAAGGCCATACGGAATCACGCAGAATGTACAAAAACCTACTGTGGATCAGTCTAGTACTACATGAAATGAAGTCTACGTTCTATGtaaacaaaaatacaaattcgatagagctctttctactctacaaaactgtgttaatcgtttttttcagtagtttcattcgttattactattgaggctcagaaatagaatatccaggaggtaaaaattagcactttcgacacctgctctttttcgctttccatcgcggccaaaaagctactgaagcagcccgggatatttgcaatgtatacggagaaggtgtcagaGGTGaatcgacagcacggaaatggtttgcaaaattcaaaaatggcgattttaacgtcgaaaacccgCCCCACAGCGGAAGACCTTCTGACAAGTTCGACGAAGAGCGTCTCCGAGCACTTGTGAAGCAGGATGGTCCTCAAATTAGTCGTGAATTagtcgaaaaaatgaactgtgaccacaaaactattctcaatcatctccattcaatgggatttgtcgaaaaattgggagcctgggtgcctcacgaagtgaacgctacgaacttattgcccaaccttaggttgaattttgcaaaccatttccgtgctatcgactcacctatgacaccttctccgtatacattgcaaatatcccggcctgtttcagcaagttttcacaacttttcacaactttttggccgcgatggaaagtgaaaaagagcaggtgtcgaaagtgcaaatttttacctcctggatattctatttctgagcctcaatagtaataacgaatgaaactactgaaaaaaaacgattaacacagttttgtagagcagaaagagctctatcgaatgaatattataatctcttgcaaattgcaaaatgtcgctgtaaaaaaaagaaaatgtcaaaacgccacgaacttattccccaaactaatatttacaaatgtgggaacttataaaattattaaaattaagtaatgtactaatatatttaacttctttaacaaattcaaagaATTGAGTTCTGACACACTACAATTCTTCAAGATCTTAAAAAAATGATAAGATGtacgtattatattataataaattatctttcgtttaaattaataggtattatagtaaattattcagtctttgattttttaatgtacaaacattatattaaatgtatatacaaactttatttatgaagatagtagtgtaataataatttgtggAGAATGTTTCACGAGCACTTTTCAGTAATGCTTGAAATGACTTAGGATTTCGTTGCATATCTTTTTATTCTCATGTCATGACATTAATCTATTATGGCCATCGAATTAAGGTATAATATATTCATCAGAGGatagaataatatttcataacaaTTCATATAAAAGGTTACTGCGAATCGATcatctattttatttatctgAATACCAGTTCGATGGCCAACGACTGTCGTCAATTTTTCTATGCATTACTAATATTGCTTTCAAAGTATTTACATCAATTTTCTGGCAGTGAAAAGTTGAAGAAGAAAGGCATATGTACagagtgttacctgtaacgctactcatgatttttctcccacttgcagccactttacgaaaaaatgtttgcaacaatatttgcagggtatgaagtgcacaatagatattagtaaagcaaattttgaaatcagtTTGTTCTCTTCGCAAAGTCAAGATCACcttaggttttttaaataggaacatacatttttttttattcatagctttagaggacatcgagacgaattcaaaacatatattacatgatatttttattaacatattactcgatttacaaaagtggaaatgtgaagtacttagcttttgactttggtagtgtaaccattatttgattctaaagagattactgaatgtaaacacgcgactagaatgtaagtaaaatacactttatttaattacatctccaaaatgtatgccgccttccatcgcgTAACATTCCGGCCTTTCACTTCACATTTCCATTTCTGTAAATCgagaaatatgttaataaaaatatcatgtaatatatgttttgaattcatctcgatgtcctctaaagccatgaataaaaaaaatgtatgttcccatttaaaaaacccaaggtgaccttgccTTTGCGAagaaaacaaactgttttcaaaatttgctttactaatatctactgtgcacttcataccctgcaaatattgttccaaaCTTTTTTCGTaaagtggctgcaagtgggaaaaaaatcgtgagtagcgttacaggtaacaccatGTATATTGAAAtactgtacaaaatatattttacgaatatacatataatacagaAATAATTAGTGCAAATAACTTATGAAGAAATGACAaactatttattacaaaaaaatagaaatgaaTGTGTTGCAGAGAAAGGACAAAGTGTTATATTTATTAGAAGTAAATTACCGGTGAATGTATGGCAGGGaaagaacaaaatatttatccGTCCTTATTATAGATTACaagtaaataacaaatatttcttataaataaGGTAGAAATAAATGACAGATAAATGTACAGGTATAAAGGATTGTTTGACTGAACGCCATACTTGTGcgctaacaagggacatcaccaaagTGTTACACgctgattttaatgaaatttacatacGTGGTAGCTTtccaaaaatcatttgacacgtatttttttatatctgctgaGATGCATGTTgcgggggtgaaaatagccttcaaagttggggttgaaaacacattttcttcaaTCTTAGAAACTGGAGAGTGTAGGAAGctgaatttttctttaaattgtgtAGGTTTTAGTTAGGAAGGTTTTAGTCATTACGCAAAATTTTGggggaaattatttatttaaataatatattaaaaaatttgactttttttcaatttttcaccctaagtACAGTTCAActtttttgcagatttgtatacgaaaaatatggatcaaaataggggacacgtgtttttgaaattttttgtttattgcaatttagcaataattgtacatatacaattttttcctaccttttacggagaaatgagttgagatttgttttcgaagagggtaaACCCTTTTtaatttgtcacgtttttaacaattggaCAATATCACATGTTTATTATTCCATCGGTAGCCACGGAAGGTTCAGCGggcaatttaataataatagataaaataagtatataagtatatacagggtgtctcacaattagtgtagatccctgaaatggggggtagctaacgtgattctaagcaagatttccctttgcaaaaataggatttgaagcttcgtttttgaattattaaggaaaaacacggaccaatcagaacgcgaggATTACGTGTGCGCAGACGTGGGAGTGACAGCTCCGCATAAcacgtagttatccaacgcgtagtagtgcaacgcgtagtaatgcaacgcgtagtaatacagcgcgtagtaaaccaacgcgtagtaatacaacgcgtagtaatacagcgtgtgaatatccaacgtgtagtaatctagcgcgagcatattcaacgcgtagtaattcaacgcgtagtaatgcaacgcgtggtaattctaagtgtAGGAAtctgatgcgtggtaatctaaacCGTAATAATCCaatgtgtggatatccaacgcgtagtaatccagagcgtggatattcaacgcgtagtaatgcaacgcgtggtaattctaagcgtaggaatctgaagcgtggtaatgtaacgcgtagttaatcaacgcgtagtaatccaacgcataataATTCAATACGTAATAATTCTCGCGCTctaattggtccgtgtttttccttaataattcaaaaacgaagcatcaaaccccatttttgcaaagggaaatgttgcttagaatcacgtcagctacaccccatttcagggacctacactaactgtgaggcaccctgtatataagAACTTCGGTGCCATGTATGTGATAATGTAACTATTATTACTTATCCTTAAAATCGAAagttataaaatcataaaatgaagTTATTGGAATCAATTATGTTTGAAATATCAAAAGGATATCAGTATTGTCACGACtatttaactcaaattattcatcatataCTAAcgctaataatttaatttgtcccctataaaatatctaaaatttcgAGTATTTTATACCATGCGGTATAAAATGAACGaagttaataattatatattgcggaaaaaattatttttcactcGTGTTTATAAATAACATTGATAGTGTACTATTCCATATGTTTCGATTTAGTATCACACGATGAGTCAGCTGCTGCGTACAGGATATAAAGAATACGAATCTGAGGAATTCTACGAcacaatttcataaatatttatgtcagTAGATTGAGAATGAAGTGCTCGTTCTTGTCATCATGCAAATTTAAATAAGTTGTAAAATAAAggcataaaaaaataatttgttgaaaACAAGTTGTAGTTTGACCAATTTGTTTATGTCTTGCTGTGAAAAGACCGTAAACCTTTTCCATTAAAGACTTTCACGCATCTTCGTTGGTTTTCGAGATAGTACTTGTGCGTCGAAACTTTGAAGCGTGGTTTCAGCCCTTAAACTCTAACAATAAGGTAAAAAAAATacgtcccttatttttttttatttaacgtacaaaatttcattaaaaccaaAGGAAGATACTTTTATGCCTTTCTTAGTtagaacaaaatatattttatataatacaaatttattaataataggagtataaGAGTGTGATGGACCAAATGGAAATAGACATAGCGTTGAAATGACTCAAGATCAAAAAGATCTCTCAGAAAGAACTGCCATAGATTCCTTTTAGAGTATCACATCGAAAGTTTATCTCTAGTTTACTCGATTTCCACATAGATATTTaaattagttttattatttCCCCTCTCTAAAAGTAGTTTCTTTTTCAttgcataaataaaaatgattaacgaaaatgtataatatcattgaaattttgaataaaaatggaTTGTTTTTTGTTATGttatatttcctaaatttcctttattttacttttattttttgtcaaatgaattaatatttatataaaattgtacattaatttgttttaatattaacctTAGATTAACAGATGTTTAATGACcatttatatttcaattgaaactaaattataaaaataaataaatacataaactaGCTTATACAAGACTTTTTATATCGATGAAGGTTAACATATATTTTGATAaaagattaataatttttataattggaaATAGGAAGTCTAAGATTCGTGACGAGTTCCGTAAATGTAGTTTTAAAAAAGGTTGCCATATCGAAAATATTTTCCGTTTAATTAacgattacaataattaattaatttttgaaagtaGAGCAAGTCCACTTGGGTATAAtaaaatcttcatatttttaattagctTAACACGTTTATCGCCATATCACCCACATTcagataaattaatatttgatttaaaCTTATCTCAAAAAACTTTAATTATTCAACGATAAATGATATCGTTAAATTCTGTTCGGTATATCTagtaaaagtaattaaatattgtcaGAGCAATCGAAGTTTGTTGAGAAAATTACCATCAATTagcatttttaacaaatatagaCGTTGAAAGTATAAAACACTTCTGGTTAATTATCATTCATTATTTAGCACTAAAAGATATAAGGATTTTGTCTATTAGCATTcatccaagtttttaaatttatttataataaatgcaaACCCTTAAATATCTCGCGACATAAAGTGGTCttgcaccactttcaaaataaaacgGTCCAATTACACAAAACTAGTATTACTACATTTTGAGTAATTTTATTACTACATTTTGATTACTATgaacgtatgtatgtatattattgcATTGTCATCCATTTTAATCTATGTCAAAAGTTTCCAGTCTCTAATCGGTAACTTATTTCGAAATTGTTATCAAACGTACAAGAAACCGAGTTAAAGcgtttaaaaaataagaaaaaattccACTGTTAACCCTATTAACTGTGGTTTATGAATCATATGCTAAAATTATAactagaataatattaagtttttGTTAATATCATGTAGCGACTCTAACCATTagaagtgaaataaatatattgttaataattccATTGTTAACCTTTGTTAACTGTGGTTTATGAACCATGTGCTAAAATTCTGaccaaaatattaataacaagttTTTGCTGATATCAAATATTGACTCTAACCGTTAGAAGTGCAATaaatacattgttaataattccATTGTTAACCCTTGTTAACTGTAGTTTATGAAAAACATGCTAAAATTATAACCAGAATAATAACAAGTTTTTGCTAATAGCGATTCTAACcgttaaataaatacaaaaacaatgcaAACCTTTATATAtcgcaataaaaaaaatagattTGCCCcgctttcaaaataaacttgCAATATCGATGTTTGACTTGAAAGGTATCGATACTGTGTGGTCAATCGCTGGACCAAAATGAGAGGAAGAGACTGATTGCACTTAACTCGCTCGGCGCGTCGCGGAGGTGCCCGAGAacgtgcgcgcgcgcgcgcgcctaTCGACCAGATCCTCCGGTCTCTCCTCCTCTCTGTTCGACCTCGGTGTCGACGGTTTATGCATTTCGTTAGAATCCCAGCCACGGCAACGCCTCGACGCAGCCTGGAACGTCTTCCGGGGATCGGGGAACTGGCCGGTCCCCACGTGGCCACGTGCGAATCATGAGAATCAAGAAACTGCACGATATCCCACGATTGTATTCTTTCTGTGATTCAGCCCGCTCCGAACGGTGTCCATTACCGAAGGAAGTCGATCAAACGTGTTCCGGAAACTGACTCCGGAGCATCCCCGGCGCCTGGGGCTGCCCAGAGACTTCCACAGTGAAACACGGAGATCGAGTGTGAGTGAGGATCCTGGAGAAGTCCTCGGGTTTGTGGACTCCACGATGTTTGGTAAAAACGCGTCGGGAGTGCACCTGTGTGCATAATCGAAAGCCTAAAAGACTGTGGTCACGTAACAGGTCGCGGGGTGCGTCAAATTTGACCCGTTTTCGAAGATGGATCGTTAAGAATGAGGGAGGCAGGGAGGATGAGATAGACACGAAATTTGCAGCCACCTAGCGTTACGTTAAAATGCATCGAAACGACAGAGTGGTTGCGTTAAAGTGCTCCGAATTGAAACCTTCCTGACACTCATGAGCGTCGAATCAGGGCGTTCTATGCGTTAAAGTGTGTCAAATTGAGGGCCACATACAAGTTCCAAGCACCGCACTGTGCAGTTTCTGTTCGAAGTCTTGACAATAATCGGACGACCTAGGATCGAGGATCCAGTTTCAAGGACAACGAACGTTTTTCATTCAGCGAATAACGACGGCCTGGTGATTAACGACGAAAGAGATTTGAGACAGGAAGTACTACAGATTCAGTGGTCACGTGGACAGCTTCTGGGAAAGCTTCTATCTAGAGTTTCGCAGCGATATAACGTGTTCTAGAGTGGATATTTGGGGAAGGATGCCAGGATTTGAGGCACTCTGCAACGAGACTGACGATGAAAGCAGAGAAAAGAGGATTGAAGAAACCCAACATTGGTGAGTGGACAGATTTTtggtttattaataattgagaGTGACGAAAATGTAAAGGGTGTTTCAAAAGTGAAACTTAAATacgtttgaattatttaaaaggtGATGATGGCTGAATGTAAGTTTTGGGGCATTTCTTGTTTTAGAAAGATCGATTAGAAATTGTATCACGATAGATCGATGGATCATTTTTAACTCtataatttttagtatacaCGCTTTCGATGTAGATTTTTATGTTGAATGTTGGCTAATCATAGTGTACTGACGACTGTATTGGGG includes:
- the LOC100878141 gene encoding glycoprotein-N-acetylgalactosamine 3-beta-galactosyltransferase 1, with protein sequence MAFRSSKHVIFALVIGVIFGFLTACLVKTWFSGNIRLSRDPHSSSELESEIGPETKVSFHDKDEDFHKGEDKVAQDLEKRVRVLCWIMTGPKNHQTKAQHVKATWGKRCNILLFMSSAEDINLPAIALPVKEGRDNLWAKTKEAFKYVYEKYKDEADWFMKADDDTYVVVENLRYMLSSYDPSSPLYFGCRFKPFVKQGYMSGGAGYVLSKKALRKFVRKALSDTTKCRSDNAGAEDVEMGKCLENINVTAMDTRDPYGRGRFFPFVPEHHIIPNHVDKDFWYWKYIYYKSNDGLDCCSDTAISFHYVSPNMMYVLDYLIYHLRPYGITQNVQKPTVDQSSTT